The genomic interval CAAGTGCGCTTAACCTAAGTAACGCTGGTACGGGGAACGAAGGCGGTCAGCCCGACCATCGTCGTGGTCATGAGCAGGAGCTCTTCTGCTGTGGTGTCCCGAATGTCGCCCAGCAAGTGCAGCAACAGGCTCTGGTCCGATTGCGTAACGTACACGTGCGGGCCGGTATAACGGCGCAAAAAGCGCACATTGGTCAGGTAGTGCGTGCGACTGTCTTGTCCTGAAATGAACTGTGTTAAAAGTCAAGAGTTCGAGGCAAGTTTAGAGGTAAAATCAGCTTGATACGGTACGCCGGATTTGATGATGGCAAAGGCTTGTTTGAGCAGCTTGTTACAGACAGCAATCAAAGCCACTTTACCGTTCTTGCCTTTCGCGACGAGTCGATCATACCAGGCCTGACAGGCTGTATCCGTTTTTTAGCCGCAAAGCTGCACATGAACAGCTTACTGCGAATCAAGCCCCCACCCATCTTGGTGATGCGTACCTTTCCGCGGATGCTGGTGCCCGAACTGTGCTCACGAGGGGAGAGACCCGCTTTGGCAATGAGCTGGCGATAGTTGTCGAGACGGGCAAAGCCGCCCGCAAACAACAGCAGTAGGCCCGCCGTCTTGCGCCCAATACCCGGAATGGAGCACAACAGAGTCATCTCCTGGGCATAGTGTTGCTCCAACAGCCGCAGTAGTTCCGCCTCAATGTCGTGGAGCTGCTGATCGAGTTGTGTCCAAATTTGCTGGAGCCGTTTGAGCGCGAGCTTACTCACCACGGGTTGTTGCTGCAAGGCTTCCAAGGAGTTACTGATCATGGTTTTCTGTTTGAGTAGCTGCTCGCTGACTTGCTCCAGCTGTCGGCACTCTACTAACACGGTTTCATCGGGCTGCCAGGGCTTTACCACCTGCTGCTGGCCGTAGCGCAGCAGCCACTGCGCATCTTTGCGGTCGCTCTTGCCTTTGCCCAGGTGCATCTGGATAAAGCGCTTGATCACTAGCGGGTTGAGTACCGCCACCTGTCCTTTCTGCTTATACAGATAATACGCTAGGGCGAGGTAGTAGCTGCCGGTAGCTTCTAACACGAATACGCAGTGCGTACCACAAGCCTGCACAAGCTGCTGAAAGCCCGCTTTGGTGTTGGGTACTTCTACATGCTTCAGCTGCTGACCGACCTGATAACAGACCGCGAGCGAGGCTTTACTCACATCAATACCGACGACAGGCATAGGCGATGGCAGGTTCATGCTGAAAGGCTGAAAAGATGAACAGAAAGGGCGAAAAGGAGTTCTAGGGAGTCTTTATCTATCCTGATACAGGCTCGCCGGCCTTATGGAACTGTCCAAAGTAACCCTAGAAGAAGAAGGGGATTGTCATTTTAGACGGGCTGGCAGAGCCGCCCCATAGGTTGAGGGATCTTACGCCTTCTCCTTCCTTCTCAATAGCCTCCCTACGGCGGGTAGGCGAACATAGGATAAAGTTGCTTCTCAGACACTTTTTGGAAAAGTGACGATTTTCATGACCTTCCTGTCTTCGTTTAAAATTAGATTTTGCTTTGATAAAGCCGATACCTGCACCTCAATGGGAAACCTCAGAAGCTCGGCAATGGGTTGCCGAGCAATTGAATCTTCCTTATCACACTGGCATGCAGGACTGGCCTTGGGAAGTTGCTGATTCAGAACACTTAGACGATTACCTCCAACTGTACGCCCGTGCTGCTGATGCAGAACGAGTAGTG from Hymenobacter sp. GOD-10R carries:
- a CDS encoding IS110 family transposase, whose amino-acid sequence is MNLPSPMPVVGIDVSKASLAVCYQVGQQLKHVEVPNTKAGFQQLVQACGTHCVFVLEATGSYYLALAYYLYKQKGQVAVLNPLVIKRFIQMHLGKGKSDRKDAQWLLRYGQQQVVKPWQPDETVLVECRQLEQVSEQLLKQKTMISNSLEALQQQPVVSKLALKRLQQIWTQLDQQLHDIEAELLRLLEQHYAQEMTLLCSIPGIGRKTAGLLLLFAGGFARLDNYRQLIAKAGLSPREHSSGTSIRGKVRITKMGGGLIRSKLFMCSFAAKKRIQPVRPGMIDSSRKARTVKWL